A genomic region of Dreissena polymorpha isolate Duluth1 chromosome 4, UMN_Dpol_1.0, whole genome shotgun sequence contains the following coding sequences:
- the LOC127878586 gene encoding uncharacterized protein LOC127878586 encodes MLLLCCPDANSQQVDTFLLGLDPQHNLDGVCAPNAPLWSGMKTNGAVEMQLMVTDTMALHIQQTFFALQAESVEDSNRAFRHAAYRQYVLWMYGQLERSDRRTVPACCVKIIREKFPSDIGQYTGFIPARHGVGW; translated from the exons ATGTTGCTGCTGTGCTGTCCAGACGCCAACAGCCAACAGGTCGACACGTTCCTCCTAGGCCTGGACCCTCAGCACAACCTAGATGGTGTGTGTGCACCCAATGCCCCGTTATGGAGCGGGATGAAGACAAACGGTGCTGTG GAGATGCAGTTGATGGTCACCGACACAATGGCCCTGCATATTCAGCAGACGTTTTTCGCCCTCCAGGCCGAGTCTGTTGAGGACTCGAATAGAGCATTCCGACATGCTGCATACCGACAGTATGTCTTGTGGATGTATGGGCAACTGGAGCGGTCTGACAGGAGAACTGTGCCAGCATGTTGCGTCAAGATTATCAGGGAGAAGTTTCCTAGTGACATTGGCCAATACACTGGATTTATACCAGCTAGGCATGGTGTTGGCTGGTAG